From Desulfosalsimonas propionicica:
CTTAATCAAAGAGATAGCGATTACTACCAGGTGGTCCTGTGTGCCGTACAATGCCTCGGAGGGTCTCTATTAACCAATCGTAGGTATGTATCTGAATATTGTTCGATTGCCTGATCTCACTACGCTGCGCATCCTTTGTCGGCGGCATTTTTTCCCTTCTCCCAACGAGGACCACCGCGTCCGATTTCTCGCGGATATCGAAAAGACCTAATCCATCTTGGCGGGGAGAATTACGAGCATATGCGAAATTATTACACAACCAATTACGCCAGCTCACAATCTGACTATACCCTTTACGGGCGTATTGATCTAAATCCTCACCCTTTTGAAGATAAATGCCGGAACGGGGCGTCTCTATTTCAATTAGAACCCAACGAAACCCTAAGGAATCCGCATCACCTATTATAAAATCAGGTATATACTCTCCTCCGAGCCTTTTTTGGGGAATGCAATACCGTTCATTTCCGCTCATTAGGCTCGTGATGAGGTGAGGATGGCTCTCTAGAAACTTTTGAATTGGGCGCTCATCGGAAGCATTTTCGATTACAGCCTCAAGTTCATCGACTTCAACCTCAGTCAAACCACATTCAGTAACAAAGTGTGCGAGATCACCGCTTTTTGCTGCGGACCACTCCGATGGACCTTTCCTCTTCTCCGCTTTGTTCTTGGCTTGAATTCGTAGCTCCTTCGCTTCTCCGGATTCATCTTCCTTCCGTGCCCTCACTTTGATGAGATCCGGCCACGCCCCAAACCCCCGGCCACCTTTGAAGAAAACACGCCCGTTTTGGCCAATCGAAGACACCTCAGCAATTTCTCCACTCCAAGTCATCACTATATCGCCGTGGCGTAGCTCGAGCTCCAAGAGATGTTCCCGCCTGCGTTTGAGCCTGAAGTGCGCGATCCATGCAAGTGCTTCTTCATTAGACTCGTAAGAAACGGTCACATCGTCGGACGTGCGGAGTTGCTCAACGAGGTTTTCCAACTCTTCACTGACATAATCAGCAGTCCGAAGATTTAACTCAACTGTCAGCGCCATCCTTAGCTTCGCCGCCGCC
This genomic window contains:
- a CDS encoding Shedu anti-phage system protein SduA domain-containing protein; this translates as MAFSNSHEAAGAIAELIGGPTPRQRQLAELCGITLERDCPTLVAAAKLRMALTVELNLRTADYVSEELENLVEQLRTSDDVTVSYESNEEALAWIAHFRLKRRREHLLELELRHGDIVMTWSGEIAEVSSIGQNGRVFFKGGRGFGAWPDLIKVRARKEDESGEAKELRIQAKNKAEKRKGPSEWSAAKSGDLAHFVTECGLTEVEVDELEAVIENASDERPIQKFLESHPHLITSLMSGNERYCIPQKRLGGEYIPDFIIGDADSLGFRWVLIEIETPRSGIYLQKGEDLDQYARKGYSQIVSWRNWLCNNFAYARNSPRQDGLGLFDIREKSDAVVLVGRREKMPPTKDAQRSEIRQSNNIQIHTYDWLIETLRGIVRHTGPPGSNRYLFD